In one window of Poriferisphaera corsica DNA:
- a CDS encoding ABC-2 transporter permease: MLSIIAQAQESASPIRDLFESVIGMFSSGAPLAQPDVLVENLKTLSTVWAAIFIIVGLLCLFNGYKFYKTTTIMLALLMGLFAGYWLGKKIEAPFIVGGCLGLLLATVAYPLMKYAVAVFGGLAGAFIGGNLWAGFAHALNKGASMGVPVDAYWIGALIGLIVCGMLAFILFKLSVVLFTSVSGSTIAVLGVLALLLSIPQLSDTVSEGLTANQLVVPLLVFVPATIGLIMQEVWTKGDKPAEA; this comes from the coding sequence ATGTTATCAATCATTGCACAAGCCCAAGAGTCTGCCAGCCCAATACGTGACCTTTTTGAGTCCGTTATCGGGATGTTCTCTAGCGGTGCCCCATTGGCGCAGCCAGATGTACTCGTAGAGAATCTGAAAACATTATCAACAGTATGGGCGGCCATTTTCATCATTGTCGGGCTTCTTTGCCTGTTTAATGGTTACAAGTTTTACAAAACCACAACCATTATGCTCGCTCTGCTTATGGGCCTTTTTGCGGGCTATTGGCTTGGCAAAAAAATCGAAGCACCGTTCATTGTTGGCGGCTGTTTAGGTCTATTGTTAGCGACTGTGGCATATCCATTGATGAAATATGCGGTTGCTGTTTTCGGCGGCTTGGCTGGCGCCTTCATTGGCGGAAACCTCTGGGCGGGGTTCGCTCACGCTCTTAACAAAGGGGCGAGTATGGGGGTACCTGTCGATGCATATTGGATTGGAGCACTGATCGGCCTCATAGTCTGTGGCATGCTCGCATTTATCCTATTCAAACTTTCAGTCGTACTCTTTACCTCAGTGAGCGGGTCGACGATTGCGGTTCTTGGCGTGCTTGCTCTACTCCTAAGTATCCCCCAACTTTCGGATACTGTCTCTGAAGGGCTGACAGCCAATCAGCTTGTGGTCCCACTACTTGTCTTTGTCCCCGCTACTATTGGTCTGATTATGCAAGAAGTATGGACCAAAGGTGATAAGCCCGCAGAAGCTTGA
- a CDS encoding exodeoxyribonuclease III yields the protein MRITTWNVNGLRAAIRKGFEEHISRVNPDVLMLQEVRALPEQLPKQWRNPEGWHVTWHPAEKKGYSGTAIWTRDPHTIIARGINEDGSDPEGRVLHAKVKGTEVVCVYLPSGSSGDHRQAEKEKWMDVFMPWARKLKSKRTPVLLGGDFNIAHTPRDIFYAKSNEKSSGFLPHERAWMGDFIQMGYADYVREQAGDIDGPYSWWSNRGKARELDRGWRIDYLLGNKAASRIAGNITIDREAGLACSDHAPVTIELDI from the coding sequence ATGCGTATTACAACATGGAACGTTAATGGCTTAAGGGCGGCAATTCGTAAGGGATTTGAGGAACATATCAGCCGCGTCAACCCTGATGTTTTAATGTTACAGGAAGTTCGTGCACTACCTGAACAGTTACCGAAGCAGTGGCGAAATCCAGAAGGTTGGCACGTCACGTGGCATCCTGCAGAGAAAAAGGGTTACTCAGGTACTGCCATCTGGACACGCGATCCACATACAATCATTGCACGTGGGATCAACGAGGACGGTTCTGATCCTGAAGGTCGTGTTTTGCATGCAAAGGTTAAGGGCACTGAAGTTGTCTGCGTTTATCTTCCCTCGGGTTCAAGTGGGGATCACCGTCAAGCTGAAAAAGAAAAATGGATGGACGTTTTCATGCCATGGGCAAGGAAGTTGAAATCCAAACGTACACCAGTCTTACTGGGTGGTGATTTCAATATTGCTCATACGCCGCGTGATATTTTCTATGCAAAAAGTAACGAGAAATCATCTGGTTTTCTGCCACATGAGCGGGCATGGATGGGTGATTTTATTCAGATGGGTTATGCGGATTATGTTCGTGAGCAAGCCGGTGATATTGATGGTCCATATTCATGGTGGTCAAACAGAGGTAAAGCGCGTGAATTAGATCGCGGCTGGCGCATTGACTATCTACTCGGCAATAAGGCGGCCTCTCGAATTGCTGGCAATATCACGATTGATCGTGAAGCAGGTTTAGCCTGTTCGGATCACGCACCCGTTACAATTGAATTAGATATTTAG
- a CDS encoding carboxylesterase family protein codes for MHTLKYHHQSLKTIGLLMLLLVLQSCAASPVTDGKIIKPTNPQPVSKGTIYTSPDGLRYLVYTPRGYERSSEKAPLLLFLHGAEQRGNSFDMLRTVGPNIAYETGSLELPFILIAPQLEDNEAWNPRELSNLLDEVESNYRTDSSRIYVTGMSMGGYGTWILAGKTPERFAAIAPISSHAYVEQSLAVRQVTSWVFHGQHDPLVSVNEAIDMVKAIKALGGNTHLTIYEDADHDAWTRTYAASEFYEWLLDNKLQNESTQTK; via the coding sequence ATGCATACATTGAAGTATCATCATCAATCATTGAAAACAATTGGCCTCTTGATGCTTCTTTTGGTTTTGCAATCATGTGCTGCGTCACCTGTAACAGATGGCAAAATCATTAAACCAACGAATCCCCAACCTGTAAGCAAAGGCACAATCTATACATCACCTGACGGCTTACGCTATCTTGTATACACGCCACGTGGCTATGAACGGAGCTCAGAAAAAGCGCCACTTTTGCTGTTTCTTCATGGTGCAGAACAGCGTGGTAACAGCTTTGATATGCTGAGGACTGTAGGCCCCAATATCGCATACGAGACCGGTTCCCTTGAATTGCCTTTTATACTTATAGCACCACAACTTGAGGATAATGAAGCTTGGAATCCTCGCGAATTATCTAACTTGCTTGATGAAGTAGAATCTAACTATCGTACGGATAGTAGCCGTATCTATGTAACAGGGATGAGTATGGGCGGATATGGCACATGGATTCTTGCCGGCAAAACCCCCGAACGTTTCGCTGCGATAGCACCGATATCAAGCCATGCTTACGTCGAACAATCATTGGCTGTCCGGCAAGTCACTTCATGGGTTTTTCACGGACAACACGACCCACTAGTCTCTGTAAATGAAGCGATTGATATGGTCAAAGCAATAAAAGCTTTGGGCGGCAATACCCATCTGACTATTTATGAAGATGCGGATCATGACGCATGGACGCGCACCTACGCAGCCAGTGAATTTTACGAATGGCTCCTCGACAATAAACTCCAAAACGAAAGTACACAGACTAAATAA
- a CDS encoding putative 2-dehydropantoate 2-reductase — protein sequence MRNNLKIGVIGTGGVGGYYGSQLQKQGFDVHYLLNSDFEYVKTHGLKVLSPNGDYSFNNVNAYQSVHEMPKCDILILALKTTSNHLLSELLPPALKDDGFVFALQNGIGIEQQIAQIVGPNRVIGGLCFICSIKKGPGVIEHQDYGWMSVGDYRENNYISGLTDRIKMIAEMFDGTGIPIDLMEDLTLARWQKLIFNIPFNGLSVVLGANTKQLTSHPDIRELAWQLMLEVGITAKSSVNRVISEDFMQDILHKTTVMQPFDPSMKQDHDANRPLEIEAIHGQVVRHAKAAGIQVPKIETLYQQLKFINDDS from the coding sequence ATGCGTAACAACCTGAAAATCGGAGTCATCGGAACCGGCGGCGTCGGTGGCTACTATGGATCACAACTACAAAAGCAAGGCTTCGATGTTCATTATCTTCTGAACAGTGATTTTGAGTATGTCAAAACTCATGGCCTGAAAGTACTTTCTCCAAATGGTGATTACAGCTTCAACAATGTCAACGCGTACCAATCAGTTCATGAGATGCCGAAATGTGACATCTTAATCCTTGCACTCAAAACAACCAGCAATCATTTACTTTCAGAACTTCTGCCCCCTGCCCTAAAAGACGATGGATTTGTTTTCGCTCTTCAGAATGGCATTGGTATCGAACAACAAATTGCCCAAATTGTTGGACCTAATCGCGTCATAGGTGGGCTTTGCTTTATCTGCTCTATCAAAAAAGGCCCAGGTGTAATTGAGCATCAGGACTATGGCTGGATGTCCGTTGGCGATTATCGAGAAAACAATTATATATCAGGTCTCACGGATCGAATTAAAATGATCGCAGAGATGTTTGACGGCACAGGCATCCCAATCGATCTCATGGAAGATCTCACGCTAGCACGTTGGCAAAAATTAATTTTTAACATTCCCTTTAATGGCCTATCCGTTGTACTTGGAGCAAATACAAAACAATTGACTTCTCATCCAGACATACGTGAACTCGCTTGGCAGCTTATGCTTGAGGTGGGCATTACCGCCAAATCTTCGGTTAATCGAGTTATCTCTGAGGATTTCATGCAAGATATTCTTCACAAAACAACAGTCATGCAGCCATTTGATCCAAGCATGAAACAAGATCATGACGCAAACCGTCCACTGGAAATCGAAGCCATTCACGGCCAAGTCGTCCGACATGCAAAGGCTGCTGGCATTCAGGTTCCAAAAATCGAAACCCTCTACCAGCAGCTTAAGTTCATTAACGATGATAGTTGA
- a CDS encoding glycoside hydrolase family 2 protein yields MMTAFVSSHSVVSAKEGGQSTRVTKGWSFHKGDLGSPWEAWRTRFLVEWESVTLPHTVNALDSVDPDVEYYQGPTWYRKVMKINNPYKNGRTVLHFEGAGQKSDVYVFTEKVGEHEGGYDEFKIDITDLAKKYKDKKVNRGRGVPILVRCDNSRDVERVPSDMSDFVQYNGVYRHLNMLYLPQVSLSQVHIKSDVTKQQAVLSVKAKLYNPDEINEAVSYRVEIYDPNGRLILTEESSKPIWNDESVLAEFKIDNPELWSPDKPNLYTCVTKVIRGSDESERREKFGLRFFEFVKKGPFKLNGDRVLIKGTHRHEDHAGVGAAMSDELIKKELEYIKAMGANFVRLGHYQQSREVLKLCDELGLMVWEEIPWCRGGLGGERYQQGAKRMLRNMINQHYNHPSVIIWGLGNENDWKGDFVKFDKEAIRSFMRELNTESHKLDPSRMTGIRRCAFAADIVDVYSPSIWAGWYRGKFIDYKETSNAEIAKNDRFIHMEWGGSSHAGRHSEKPDEGLAGIATGQGTDEREGDFLMSGGAARASKDGDWSETYICNLMDWHLKEQETMPNLTGTAFWVFKDFATPVRPENPVPDVNQKGVMTRDLKPKESYYVFKSYWSNEPTLRIYGHSWHTRWGKRGEKKIVKVYSNCPEVKLYLNGKFVGSKKRNSQDFPAAGLRWGVVFRPGSNVLKAVGEYNGETITDTIKFNYETRSWGKVNRLKIDEIERDGDIVTIEVTAYDKNNVMCLDSRNYVRFTIAGDGKLIDNLGTPDGSRKVQLANAKARIRVKLGKSESVVGVVSKDVKSVFVTLK; encoded by the coding sequence ATGATGACGGCTTTCGTGAGTTCGCATAGTGTGGTTAGTGCGAAAGAGGGAGGGCAATCAACGCGAGTAACCAAAGGATGGTCTTTTCATAAGGGGGATTTGGGAAGTCCTTGGGAGGCGTGGCGAACAAGATTCCTTGTGGAGTGGGAGAGTGTTACGCTGCCTCATACGGTGAATGCTCTTGATTCGGTAGATCCGGACGTCGAGTATTACCAAGGCCCGACCTGGTACCGCAAGGTCATGAAGATCAACAACCCATATAAAAATGGGCGAACGGTTTTGCATTTTGAAGGGGCTGGTCAGAAATCAGATGTTTATGTGTTCACAGAAAAAGTTGGTGAACATGAAGGTGGCTATGATGAATTCAAAATAGACATCACTGATCTGGCTAAAAAATACAAAGATAAGAAAGTTAACCGTGGACGGGGTGTGCCAATCTTGGTTCGTTGTGATAACTCAAGAGATGTTGAGCGGGTTCCCTCGGACATGAGCGATTTCGTTCAATACAACGGAGTTTATCGCCATTTAAATATGCTGTATTTGCCACAAGTTTCGTTGAGTCAAGTTCACATTAAAAGTGATGTCACGAAGCAACAAGCAGTTTTAAGTGTGAAGGCTAAGCTGTACAACCCAGATGAGATTAACGAGGCAGTTAGCTATCGGGTTGAGATTTATGATCCAAACGGCCGTTTGATATTGACTGAAGAGAGTTCGAAGCCAATATGGAATGATGAATCGGTTTTAGCTGAATTTAAGATTGACAACCCAGAGCTGTGGAGTCCGGACAAACCGAACCTGTATACGTGTGTTACGAAAGTGATTCGCGGATCAGATGAAAGTGAACGTCGGGAGAAATTTGGCTTACGCTTTTTTGAGTTCGTTAAAAAAGGGCCATTCAAACTCAATGGCGATCGAGTTCTGATTAAGGGGACGCATCGACATGAAGATCATGCGGGTGTTGGGGCGGCAATGAGTGATGAACTGATCAAAAAAGAGCTTGAGTATATCAAAGCTATGGGAGCGAACTTCGTTCGTCTGGGGCATTATCAGCAATCCCGAGAAGTACTGAAATTGTGCGATGAATTAGGCTTGATGGTCTGGGAGGAAATCCCATGGTGTCGTGGTGGTTTAGGCGGTGAGCGTTATCAGCAAGGCGCGAAACGAATGCTGCGAAATATGATTAATCAGCATTACAATCATCCATCCGTGATTATTTGGGGTCTGGGTAACGAGAATGATTGGAAAGGTGACTTTGTAAAATTTGATAAAGAAGCAATCAGAAGTTTCATGCGAGAATTGAATACTGAGTCTCATAAACTGGATCCGAGTCGGATGACGGGTATCCGGAGATGTGCGTTTGCGGCAGATATTGTCGATGTCTACTCACCATCAATCTGGGCGGGTTGGTACCGCGGGAAATTTATCGATTATAAGGAAACATCGAACGCAGAGATCGCGAAGAACGATCGTTTCATTCATATGGAATGGGGCGGGAGCAGTCATGCTGGGCGTCACTCAGAGAAACCAGATGAAGGGTTAGCTGGCATCGCGACTGGGCAAGGCACGGATGAACGTGAAGGGGATTTCTTGATGTCGGGTGGAGCAGCCCGCGCATCGAAGGATGGTGATTGGTCAGAGACTTATATCTGTAATCTCATGGATTGGCATCTTAAAGAGCAAGAAACGATGCCGAATCTTACGGGCACCGCTTTTTGGGTATTCAAAGATTTCGCAACACCGGTTCGCCCTGAGAACCCGGTTCCAGACGTGAACCAAAAAGGTGTCATGACGCGTGATTTGAAGCCAAAGGAATCATATTACGTCTTCAAATCATATTGGTCTAACGAGCCGACATTACGGATTTATGGGCACAGTTGGCATACACGCTGGGGGAAGCGTGGCGAGAAAAAGATTGTCAAAGTGTATTCCAATTGCCCAGAAGTGAAGCTGTATCTGAATGGGAAATTTGTTGGAAGCAAGAAACGAAATTCACAAGATTTTCCTGCTGCTGGTTTGAGGTGGGGGGTCGTGTTTAGGCCGGGTAGTAATGTGCTAAAAGCTGTCGGTGAATATAACGGCGAAACTATTACGGATACGATTAAATTCAATTACGAAACACGATCATGGGGGAAAGTCAATCGCTTGAAGATTGATGAGATTGAACGTGATGGTGATATCGTAACGATTGAAGTGACCGCATATGACAAGAACAACGTGATGTGCCTTGATTCAAGAAATTACGTCCGGTTTACGATTGCTGGTGATGGAAAGCTAATTGATAATTTAGGCACGCCAGACGGTTCGAGAAAAGTTCAGCTCGCAAATGCTAAGGCTCGAATTCGTGTCAAACTGGGGAAATCTGAATCGGTTGTTGGCGTTGTTTCCAAGGATGTAAAGAGTGTATTTGTGACACTCAAATAA